Part of the Cohnella candidum genome, CGTACAGGATACCTGCGATGACGACCAGGAAGATCAGGATCGAGTAGATATTTTTCATTCGCCACGGAATGAGAATGAACAAAGCGAAAAGAATCAAGCCTGCCAACATCTCGACCCAAACCGGCGTGTGGTTCACCGTCGTTCCTTTCAGCAGCTGATCGACGATGTTCGCGTGCACGTACACGAGTTTCATGTTCTTCTCGATCGGCGTCGTTCCGCTGTCCTGGCCGGAATCGTCGGACAAGCCCACTGCCGTGAAACCGACGAACACGATCGCGTTCTTGAACACGCTCGGATCGATTTCCCCATTCAGCACGCGGCTGAAGCCGACGGTCATGAAGTCGCTCGTGACGTTCTGGTAATCGATGGTGACGGTATTCTTGGCCGACTTCTTGCCCGGTTCCGTGTTCGGATCCGTCAGGGCGTCGTATTTGCTCAAATCCGCACCATACATCTGGGCCGCTTTGTACGCCAGGGACGGAATGACCTCTCCGTCCTGGGTCTTGATTTTCAGCCAGGTTTGGCGGATGACGGCATCGTTACTGATCACTCGGTTGATGTTGGCAAGCTGAACATGCTCGGCGATCGATGGGATCGGCTTGCTGACGCTGTATACGGTCGGCCATTCCTTGGGATTGACGGTGATCGTATTGAAAACGTCGCCTTCCGTATTCCCGATGACGGGCAAAATCACGTTATCGTATTGGGAGAGACCGTCCGCGAAAGCGGCGTCGCTGTCCGGGTTCGACTCTTCATTAAAGAGAACGTCGAACGCGATCGCTTTGGGCTCGTTCCCCGGTTGGTTAATCATGTCCAGGAATTGCGGGTAAACGGCCCTGTCCCAGGGGAATCGGCCCAAATCTTGCAGGGATTCGTCATCGATCGCGACGACGACGATATTCTCGTTGGGCTGGCCGTGTTTGGCTTTCACCATGTTGTAATCAAGCAAAAGATTGTCGATACTGCGAAGAAAATGGCTTTGATAGATCAATCCGATCGCGATCAGAACCACCACGTTCAGCACGATGGCGATTCTTTTAATTTTTTCCCTCAATGGTTATCCCGCCCTATGTAAAACATGCCAATCTGATACCGATTATAGCTTATTTGCTTAATATATTGTTGAAATAACCGAAAAAAATGACGGAATATGACGACGGTCATAAAGCACATGACAAAAAGCCCCCGCCTGGGCCGATTGGCCTAAGCGGGGGCTCTTTGCGTATGCGATATTACATGTTAAACGGAGAGTCGGCTACTTTAATGGAATCGGTCGGGCAGCCGTCTGCCGCATCTTGCAAATCGTCGTACAAATCTTCCGGAATTTCCGTGTTGCCGTGGTTTCCGTCACCCTTGAAAATGACTTCGGCAAGTCCTTCATCGTCGTAATCGTAAATGTCGGGAGCCGTTGCGCCGCAAGCGCCGCATGCGATGCAAGTGTCTTTCTCTACCCAAGTAAACTTGGCCATCGGTTACCCTCCTAAATTCTGATCCGTCGGTTTCTGCATCAACATAAACCTTCCACTGTCCAATATAATACAAAACCATTCCAAGATCAAACGAAAATGCAGATGAAACCGTTCGTTTTCCGCTCTTAATAACGATTCTCAGCGTCCGGGTCCGGCTCCCTCAGAAAGTCCTTTTCGAGAGAGGTTCCGCGTATTTTTTTGTTCCGGATCAGCGAGGACGGATCGTCGCTCAACATCCCCGCAGTAAGTACGGCGCCTTCGCCGAATTTGTCTCGAAGACGGTCCATGACCGTAACCAATTTATCTTTCTTGGGAGCTTCTTCATACGAAAATAAATCGAGCTGTACGGCTGTCTCCTGTTTCGGAGACAGCCCTTGCAAAGTGATGCCGAGCAGCCTCACGGGATCTCCGGCTTGCCAATTCGCATCCATTAATCGGCAGGCAACCTTATAGACGTCGTCCGAGGCGTCCGTGGGTACGCTGAGCCCTGCGGCTCTCGTGATCGTTTTCATGGACGGGTCGCGGATCGTGATCTGCACGGTGGAACACATCATACTCTGCCGCCGGAGCCGGCGGGTCGTCTGATCGGCCAGGTTGAGCAGCACGCGGCGGTATTGTTCCCGCTCCGTCAAGTCGGCCGGCAGCGTCGTCGTATGCCCGATCGACTTGGCCGCTTCCGACAGCGGCTGCACCGGCGCGTCGTCCAGCCCGTGCGCGGCACGCTTCATCCAAGCGCCGTACACGCCGAATCGTTCGGTCAGCATCCGTTCGTCCGCCGCCGCAAGCTCCCCGATGGTTCGGATATTGAGCCTCCCTAGTTTCTCCGCGGTTTTCGCGCCGATTCCGTACAATGTTTGGCAGGGTTTGCCCCACAGCAGTGTCGGAACGTCCCGGCGCCGGAGCACGGTGACCGCATCGGGCTTGCGCATGTCGGAGGCCATTTTCGCGAGCAGCTTGTTCGGCGCGACCCCGATGGAGCAGGGCAGCGACAGCTCCTCCCGGACGCGCCGCCGGATCGTCTCGGCGATCTCGATAGGCGTTCCGAACTGGCCGCTTCCGGTAACATCCAGGAAACATTCGTCTATGGATACCGCTTCTACCAGCGGCGTATAGTTGCCCGCGATCTTCATGAATCCCCGGCTGTATTTGCGGTAGAGATCGAAGTTCGGCGCGATGAGGATCAGCTCCGGGCACAGCGCGGTCGCCTGCCTCACCGTCATGCCGGTTCGGACTCCGCGCGCCCTCGCCTCGTAAGAACTCGTGACCAGAATTCCCTTGCGCAGCTCCACGCTGCCGGCGACGCCGGTCGGTTTGCCGCGGTACATTTCAGGCTGCTCGGCGGCATGCACGGAGCAATAGAACGCATTCATGTCGATATGAAGAATATATCTCCTCCGCGTTTCGCTCACGGCCGCCCCTCCTCTTTCAGCCCGAACATCCATTCGGCAATTCCATTATAAATGCCCGCGCGCGAAGGGCGCAACGCAGTCCAGTGCCCTCTACATTTGCGTCAACCCGTGCTATAATGGTTTCACCTGTTTGATGAACAAGGGGGAAGTTCGTTTTGGGCACGCCAACACCAATCACTATCTTCGATACGACGCTCCGCGACGGTACGCAAGGCGAAGGCATCAGCCTGACCGCAGAAGACAAAGTCAAAATCGCCCTGAGGCTCGACGCCCTCGGCGTACACTATATAGAAGGCGGCAACCCGGGCAGCAACAGCAAGGACATCGAATTTTTCCGGCGGATCCGGGAGATGAACCTCAAGGCCAAGCTGACCGCTTTCGGAAGCACCCGGCGCAAGAATTCTTCGTGCGAGCAAGACATCAACCTGAAGCACTTGACGGAATCCGGCGCCGTGGCCGCGACGCTCGTCGGGAAAACGTGGGATTTCCACGTTCACACCGCTCTTCAAACGACGCTGGAAGAAAATCTCGCCATGATCTACGAATCTCTCGCTTACGTGCGCAACCGCGGCATGGAGGCGCTGTTCGACGCCGAGCACTTCTTCGACGGCTACAAAGCGAACCCGGAATACGCGCTCGCCGCTTTGGCGAAAGCAAGGGATGCAGGAGCCGCTTGGATCGTTCTGTGCGACACCAATGGCGGCACCTTGCCGAACGAGATCCAGGAGATCGTTTCGAAAGTCGTATCCGAAATCAACGCTCCTATCGGCATCCATACGCACAACGACTGCGAGCTGGCGGTGGCGAACTCGCTGGCTGCTGTGGCGGCTGGCGCACGCCAAGTCCAGGGAACGATCAACGGCTACGGTGAGCGCTGCGGCAATGCCAACCTTTGCTCCGTGCTCCCCAACCTTCAATTGAAGATGGGTTACCGCGCCGTCAGCGACGAACAGATCAAAATGCTGACCGGCGTCGCCCGCTACGTCAGCGAGCTCGCCAACGCCCATTTGCCCGTCAACCAGCCTTACGTCGGCAACGCGGCATTCGCCCACAAAGGCGGCATTCACGTCTCCGCGATCATGAAGGATTCCAAAACTTACGAGCATATCCAGCCCGAGCTCGTCGGCAACAAGCAGCGCGTTCTGGTGTCGGAGCTGGCCGGTCAGAGCAACATTCTCTCCAAAGCCCAGGAACTCGGCTTAAACGTGAATCCCGAGCATGCGAAGTCCCGCATCGTCATCGACCGCATCAAGGAGCTGGAGCATCAAGGCTACCAATTCGAAGGCGCGGACGCCTCCCTGGAGCTGTTGCTGCGCGACGCCTTCGGCGACACGCAGGATATTTTCACCGTCGAAAGCTTCAAAATGATGGTGGAGAAAACCGCAGCCGGCATGGTGTCGGAAGCCATCGTCAAGCTTCGCGTAGGCGGGCAGCAGGTATACACGGTCGCCGAAGGGAACGGCCCGGTCAACGCGCTGGACAACGCGCTCCGCAAAGCGCTTATGCAGTTTTACCCGGACATCAACCGCATCCATCTCACGGATTACAAAGTGCGCGTATTGGACGAGAAAGACGCGACCGCCGCGAAAGTCCGCGTGCTTATGGAGTCCACGGATTTCAAGGACACGTGGAATACGGTCGGCGTTTCGTCCAACGTCATCGAAGCGAGCTGGGAAGCGTTGATCGACTCCATCCGTTACGCCCTGCTCGGCATGGTCAAAAAGGACGCTTTGGCGGATATCCCGAGGGAAGAGCTCGGCTTGGTTAACTTATAATTCCCGACTTCCGATTGCACCTAACAAAAAATCCATCCCCATTGGGGATGGATTTTTTTGTGTTTATCCGTCTTTGGTCGCGTCGTCCAAATATTTCTCCCAAGTATCGAGCGGAATGACGCCCTCGATCCTTTCGAGGATTTTGCCGTTACGGTCCACGATGAAGCTCGTCGGATAAGAGAACACTTTGTACGCGTCTCCCGCCGTCCCTTGCGCATCGGTGAGCACCGGAAACGTAAAAGCTTTCTCCTGCACGAATTCCTTCGCGTTCCTCAGCCGATCGTAATTGGTGGCGTTCACCGCGTAAAGATCCACTTTGTCTTTGTACTTGCCATAAAGGGTAACCAAATCCGGCGCTTCCAGATCGCAGGGACCGCACCAGGAAGCCCAGAAATTCACGACGAGCACTTTATCGCGGGCGCCGCCCACGCTGTAATTTTGCTTGCCGTCCAGCGTACTGAGATCGAACGCCGGCGCAGCGGAACCTTTTTTCGGGGCTGCGGGATCCAAAGACGCTGCGGGGGAAGCCCCAGGCTGCGGTTCGGAAATACCGGATGCGGCGGGAGAACCTTTGTTATCCCCGAGTTTATTGCCAAGCAAAACCGCGGCCACCGCAATCACGACGGCGATCAGGATCACCCAGTTCTTTTTCATCGAAAAACGCCTCGCTCTTTCGTCATGCTTACGAAGTTGATCTACCTATTTTACCCCAACTCCCGCGGACTTACCAATCCCGGTGCCGAATGGCCCGCTTCCGCAAGGGATACCTTAAAGCATGGAATGACTTCGCACCGCGAACGACAAGGAGGAGCCGAAATGGACGCAGCCCGAACGAAACGGAAGCTCCGGGTCACCTTCACGAGCGACATGGGGGACGATAACGTTTCGGAAACGAACGAGAAGCCGAAGCAGAAGGACAAGGCCAAAGGCGGCCGTAAAGGACATGTTTGGGAGTATATCGCGCTGGCGACGGTACCGATCGTGATGGTGCTGGGCAACTCCATGCTGGTCCCCATCCTTCCCACGATGCAGCGGGAGCTCGGCATTTCCAAGTTTCAATCGAGCTTGGTCATCAGCCTGTTCTCGGTGGCGGCGGCCATCGTCATCCCCTTCGCGGGCTATTTATCCGACCGGTTCAGCCGCAAAGCGGTCATCATCCCTTCGCTGATCATTTACGGAGGCGCGGGGATCCTGGCGGGCTTCGGCGCCGTGTGGCACTCTTACACGGTACTCATTGCCGCGCGGGCCATACAAGGGATCGGCGCCGCAGGTACCGCACCGATCGCCATGGCGCTCGTCGGCGACCTGTACAAGGACAGCAAGGAAAGCCAGGCGCTAGGCCTCATTGAAGCCTCCAACGGCTCCGGCAAAGTGGTCAGCCCGATCTTGGGAGCCTTGCTGGCCCTGCTCGTTTGGTATGCGGCATTTTTCGCGTTTCCGGCGTTCTGCCTGCTGTCTCTGCTTGCGATGATCTTTCTCATCAAGGAGCCCAAACGCACGGCGGAGCCGAAACCGATAAAGCAATACGTCGCTTCCGTCAAGAAAATATTCGCCAAGGATGGGCGCTGGCTGATATCCTCGTTCTTCAGCGGCTCGTTGGCTTTGTTTATTTTGTTCGGCGTACTGTTCTTCCTGTCCAACATTTTGGAAAAGCCGCCCTATTCGATCGACGGCGTATGGAAAGGGTTCGTGCTCGCCATTCCGCTGTTCGGCATGGTGGCCACGGCTTACATTACCGGAACGGTCATCCGCAAAAACGGCGTGCTCATGCGCTGGCTGATGAACATCGGTTTGGTGCTGATGGTCATTTCGCTCGGCCTTGCCATCTGGCTGAACAAGAATCTGTACGTATTCGTCGGTCTCCTTACGCTAAGCAGCATAGGCACCGGCTTGCTTCTCCCTTGCCTGAACACGATGATCACCGGCGCGGTGGAGAAATCCGAACGGGGCATGATCACCTCGCTGTACAGCAGCCTGCGGTTTTTCGGGGTCGCTTTCGGTCCGCCGCTGTTCGGCTGGCTGATGGGCATCTCCTATCAAGTCGTATTCATTACGGTTTCCACGCTTTCGCTGATCGCGCTCGGGCTGGTCTTCTTCCTCGTCAAGCCGGGCAAAAAAGTGCAATAACGTTGCCTGCCCGGCCCCTATCCCCCATACTGGACTGGGGAGGGATCATGATGAAGGCTTTCATCACGGAGAAAATCAAATCCGAGCTCGAGGAGGCGTGCCGCAGGCGACTCCCTTACGAAACTTGCGGCGTGTTGTTCGGGCGCTCCTCCGGGAGCGGTACGGCAGTCGACGGTTTCTCCGTCGTTCGCAACGTTTCCATCGATCCCCGCCGTTCCTTCTCGTTCGATCCCGCGGATTGGGTTCGGGCCGGTTATGAAGCGCAAAAAAACCAACGCGAAATCGTCGGTTTTTTTCATTCGCACCCGAACGGCACCGTCCATCCGAGTGAAGCGGACGTCTCGGGCATGCCGCCGGGAGGCACTTATTGGATTGTCGGTTGCGGCACTGAGAACGAATGCGATATCGCCGTTTACGGCCCCCATCCGGACACCGGTTGGGAAAGGCTTCACTTGAGCGTCAGTGACGGCTTAAATACGCATAAAGATCGCCTAACGTAACGAGCTGCCG contains:
- a CDS encoding DNA polymerase IV; translated protein: MSETRRRYILHIDMNAFYCSVHAAEQPEMYRGKPTGVAGSVELRKGILVTSSYEARARGVRTGMTVRQATALCPELILIAPNFDLYRKYSRGFMKIAGNYTPLVEAVSIDECFLDVTGSGQFGTPIEIAETIRRRVREELSLPCSIGVAPNKLLAKMASDMRKPDAVTVLRRRDVPTLLWGKPCQTLYGIGAKTAEKLGRLNIRTIGELAAADERMLTERFGVYGAWMKRAAHGLDDAPVQPLSEAAKSIGHTTTLPADLTEREQYRRVLLNLADQTTRRLRRQSMMCSTVQITIRDPSMKTITRAAGLSVPTDASDDVYKVACRLMDANWQAGDPVRLLGITLQGLSPKQETAVQLDLFSYEEAPKKDKLVTVMDRLRDKFGEGAVLTAGMLSDDPSSLIRNKKIRGTSLEKDFLREPDPDAENRY
- a CDS encoding TlpA family protein disulfide reductase; this translates as MKKNWVILIAVVIAVAAVLLGNKLGDNKGSPAASGISEPQPGASPAASLDPAAPKKGSAAPAFDLSTLDGKQNYSVGGARDKVLVVNFWASWCGPCDLEAPDLVTLYGKYKDKVDLYAVNATNYDRLRNAKEFVQEKAFTFPVLTDAQGTAGDAYKVFSYPTSFIVDRNGKILERIEGVIPLDTWEKYLDDATKDG
- a CDS encoding CHASE2 domain-containing protein; translated protein: MREKIKRIAIVLNVVVLIAIGLIYQSHFLRSIDNLLLDYNMVKAKHGQPNENIVVVAIDDESLQDLGRFPWDRAVYPQFLDMINQPGNEPKAIAFDVLFNEESNPDSDAAFADGLSQYDNVILPVIGNTEGDVFNTITVNPKEWPTVYSVSKPIPSIAEHVQLANINRVISNDAVIRQTWLKIKTQDGEVIPSLAYKAAQMYGADLSKYDALTDPNTEPGKKSAKNTVTIDYQNVTSDFMTVGFSRVLNGEIDPSVFKNAIVFVGFTAVGLSDDSGQDSGTTPIEKNMKLVYVHANIVDQLLKGTTVNHTPVWVEMLAGLILFALFILIPWRMKNIYSILIFLVVIAGILYGQYMYYQESTTIIKTADIILAITLAYLTNVSLKSYLESTQKSFVTRQFGRYISPDLVKQIVAQDIDIKLGGDSKNITILFLDIRGFTPLSEKLTPPELVDTLNTMFNMITETTLRNRGTIDKFIGDAAMILFNAPLDVENHPVMAVKTAYEIQQSMNKIRDEILERYGVEVNVGIGIHTGNVVVGNIGSYLRVDYTAIGDNVNIAARIESQTKKGQIHVSEHVYEKTKEYFLFNEGEDRMFKGKSHPIRVYEVLGRLEDAPAIQEAAAAKED
- a CDS encoding Mov34/MPN/PAD-1 family protein, yielding MKAFITEKIKSELEEACRRRLPYETCGVLFGRSSGSGTAVDGFSVVRNVSIDPRRSFSFDPADWVRAGYEAQKNQREIVGFFHSHPNGTVHPSEADVSGMPPGGTYWIVGCGTENECDIAVYGPHPDTGWERLHLSVSDGLNTHKDRLT
- the cimA gene encoding citramalate synthase, with protein sequence MGTPTPITIFDTTLRDGTQGEGISLTAEDKVKIALRLDALGVHYIEGGNPGSNSKDIEFFRRIREMNLKAKLTAFGSTRRKNSSCEQDINLKHLTESGAVAATLVGKTWDFHVHTALQTTLEENLAMIYESLAYVRNRGMEALFDAEHFFDGYKANPEYALAALAKARDAGAAWIVLCDTNGGTLPNEIQEIVSKVVSEINAPIGIHTHNDCELAVANSLAAVAAGARQVQGTINGYGERCGNANLCSVLPNLQLKMGYRAVSDEQIKMLTGVARYVSELANAHLPVNQPYVGNAAFAHKGGIHVSAIMKDSKTYEHIQPELVGNKQRVLVSELAGQSNILSKAQELGLNVNPEHAKSRIVIDRIKELEHQGYQFEGADASLELLLRDAFGDTQDIFTVESFKMMVEKTAAGMVSEAIVKLRVGGQQVYTVAEGNGPVNALDNALRKALMQFYPDINRIHLTDYKVRVLDEKDATAAKVRVLMESTDFKDTWNTVGVSSNVIEASWEALIDSIRYALLGMVKKDALADIPREELGLVNL
- a CDS encoding ferredoxin, producing the protein MAKFTWVEKDTCIACGACGATAPDIYDYDDEGLAEVIFKGDGNHGNTEIPEDLYDDLQDAADGCPTDSIKVADSPFNM
- a CDS encoding MFS transporter, with amino-acid sequence MDAARTKRKLRVTFTSDMGDDNVSETNEKPKQKDKAKGGRKGHVWEYIALATVPIVMVLGNSMLVPILPTMQRELGISKFQSSLVISLFSVAAAIVIPFAGYLSDRFSRKAVIIPSLIIYGGAGILAGFGAVWHSYTVLIAARAIQGIGAAGTAPIAMALVGDLYKDSKESQALGLIEASNGSGKVVSPILGALLALLVWYAAFFAFPAFCLLSLLAMIFLIKEPKRTAEPKPIKQYVASVKKIFAKDGRWLISSFFSGSLALFILFGVLFFLSNILEKPPYSIDGVWKGFVLAIPLFGMVATAYITGTVIRKNGVLMRWLMNIGLVLMVISLGLAIWLNKNLYVFVGLLTLSSIGTGLLLPCLNTMITGAVEKSERGMITSLYSSLRFFGVAFGPPLFGWLMGISYQVVFITVSTLSLIALGLVFFLVKPGKKVQ